Proteins co-encoded in one Bemisia tabaci chromosome 9, PGI_BMITA_v3 genomic window:
- the LOC109040354 gene encoding uncharacterized protein isoform X1 — MALTLLCSISLIFGSIEATPTSTPSTSTLPTSTPPTSTPPTSIPPTSTPPSKSFDELLDAFMVVENDRKAAIKIAEEAAKEAGSNTTLNFLKVVREADKVLENLRRYFDAGKVMFDMNKGKLKLSEADLLAVIKTELLRKNTYLNDELIKLSAYYKSIEAHVPDLPKGMNRVMRPVIELIKQSEHALIPLGTKFRDDLERTKPTSA, encoded by the exons ATGGCTTTAACTTTGCTGTGCTCTATATCGTTGATCTTTGGATCTATTGAGGCCACG CCAACTTCAACACCATCAACCTCAACACTACCAACTTCAACACCTCCAACTTCAACACCTCCAACTTCAATACCACCAACTTCAACACCGCCGAGCAAAAGCTTTGATGAATTATTGGATGCATTCATGGTCGTGGAAAACGACCGAAAGGCCGCTATTAAAATAGCAGAAGAGGCGGCTAAAGAGGCAGGAAGCAACACAACACTCAACTTTTTGAAGGTTGTGCGAGAGGCAGATAAAGTGCTCGAGAATCTACGACGCTACTTCGATGCTGGTAAAGTCATGTTCGATATGAATAAGGGAAAATTGAAACTCTCAGAAGCAGATTTACTTGCGGTAATA AAAACTGAGCTGTTGCGGAAGAATACTTATTTGAATGATGAACTGATTAAATTATCCGCATACTACAAATCAATAGAAGCTCATGTGCCTGATCTGCCTAAAGGCATGAATAGGGTTATGCGGCCAGTAATCGAACTTATCAAACAAAGTGAACATGCACTAATTCCACTTGGAACAAAATTCCGAGATGACCTGGAGAGGACCAAACCGACATCCGCATAA
- the LOC109040354 gene encoding uncharacterized protein isoform X2 translates to MALTLLCSISLIFGSIEATPTSTPSTSTLPTSTPPTSTPPTSIPPTSTPPSKSFDELLDAFMVVENDRKAAIKIAEEAAKEAGSNTTLNFLKVVREADKVLENLRRYFDAGKVMFDMNKGKLKLSEADLLAKTELLRKNTYLNDELIKLSAYYKSIEAHVPDLPKGMNRVMRPVIELIKQSEHALIPLGTKFRDDLERTKPTSA, encoded by the exons ATGGCTTTAACTTTGCTGTGCTCTATATCGTTGATCTTTGGATCTATTGAGGCCACG CCAACTTCAACACCATCAACCTCAACACTACCAACTTCAACACCTCCAACTTCAACACCTCCAACTTCAATACCACCAACTTCAACACCGCCGAGCAAAAGCTTTGATGAATTATTGGATGCATTCATGGTCGTGGAAAACGACCGAAAGGCCGCTATTAAAATAGCAGAAGAGGCGGCTAAAGAGGCAGGAAGCAACACAACACTCAACTTTTTGAAGGTTGTGCGAGAGGCAGATAAAGTGCTCGAGAATCTACGACGCTACTTCGATGCTGGTAAAGTCATGTTCGATATGAATAAGGGAAAATTGAAACTCTCAGAAGCAGATTTACTTGCG AAAACTGAGCTGTTGCGGAAGAATACTTATTTGAATGATGAACTGATTAAATTATCCGCATACTACAAATCAATAGAAGCTCATGTGCCTGATCTGCCTAAAGGCATGAATAGGGTTATGCGGCCAGTAATCGAACTTATCAAACAAAGTGAACATGCACTAATTCCACTTGGAACAAAATTCCGAGATGACCTGGAGAGGACCAAACCGACATCCGCATAA
- the LOC109040354 gene encoding uncharacterized protein isoform X4, whose translation MALTLLCSISLIFGSIEATPTSTPSTSTLPTSTPPTSTPPTSIPPTSTPPSKSFDELLDAFMVVENDRKAAIKIAEEAAKEAGSNTTLNFLKVVREADKVLENLRRYFDAEN comes from the exons ATGGCTTTAACTTTGCTGTGCTCTATATCGTTGATCTTTGGATCTATTGAGGCCACG CCAACTTCAACACCATCAACCTCAACACTACCAACTTCAACACCTCCAACTTCAACACCTCCAACTTCAATACCACCAACTTCAACACCGCCGAGCAAAAGCTTTGATGAATTATTGGATGCATTCATGGTCGTGGAAAACGACCGAAAGGCCGCTATTAAAATAGCAGAAGAGGCGGCTAAAGAGGCAGGAAGCAACACAACACTCAACTTTTTGAAGGTTGTGCGAGAGGCAGATAAAGTGCTCGAGAATCTACGACGCTACTTCGATGCTG AAAACTGA
- the LOC109040354 gene encoding uncharacterized protein isoform X3: MILTLVSSVVLILASFIEASPTSVPSSQSFDKLLDSFIALEIKRTDAIKKAEKAATNQKSNVTLKFVEVAGYANYVLENIQRYFNASKVMLDFEKGESNLSEETVNLKTLPLRTENYLNRQMRRLASIYKNLEAGQGGLPQDMLSKLRPVMDIIKQSERAVTPLEERLRVELKKAKKKENTVN; this comes from the exons ATGATTTTAACATTAGTGTCATCTGTTGTATTGATCCTTGCATCTTTCATTGAGGCCTCG CCTACCTCAGTCCCGTCGAGTCAAAGCTTTGACAAATTGCTAGATTCTTTCATAGCATTGGAAATCAAGCGAACGGACGCCATAAAAAAAGCGGAGAAGGCGGCCACGAACCAGAAAAGCAACGTGACACTGAAATTTGTAGAGGTCGCTGGCTACGCGAATTATGTACTTGAAAACATACAACGCTATTTTAATGCTAGTAAGGTAATGCTGGACTTTGAAAAAGGAGAATCAAACCTTTCGGAAGAAACCGTAAATTTG aaaactcTTCCACTGAGGACGGAAAATTACTTGAATAGACAAATGCGTAGGCTAGCCTCAATCTACAAAAATTTAGAGGCTGGTCAGGGAGGTCTCCCTCAGGACATGTTGAGCAAGCTGCGACCTGTGATGGACATTATCAAACAAAGTGAACGAGCGGTGACTCCTCTTGAGGAACGATTACGAGTTGAATTGAAAAAggccaaaaaaaaggaaaacactGTTAATTAA
- the LOC109040357 gene encoding uncharacterized protein isoform X2 — translation MILTLVCPVALILVSLEASPTSTATPIRSYDELLAGLMTVETSRKAAIKRVVGLAANLKSNVTGEFLEFVRVADESLENLRRYFDAGKVLFDMNKGILNPGDPGFIAKTELLRNATFLKDELHRLAATYKTLEARIVDLPREHYEMMRPVILSIKLSEQALIPLGKKFQVDMDGIKPRPRTDIT, via the exons ATGATTTTAACGTTAGTGTGCCCTGTAGCGCTGATTCTTGTATCTCTTGAGGCATCA CCGACTTCAACAGCCACACCGATTCGAAGCTATGATGAATTACTAGCCGGCCTTATGACCGTCGAAACCAGCCGAAAAGCTGCTATAAAGAGGGTGGTAGGGCTGGCTGCAAACctaaa aagcaACGTCACGGGCGAATTCCTGGAGTTCGTGAGAGTGGCAGATGAATCTCTCGAGAACCTACGGCGTTACTTCGATGCTGGTAAAGTCCTGTTTGACATGAATAAAGGAATATTGAATCCTGGAGATCCAGGTTTCATTGCG AAAACTGAGCTTCTGCGAAATGCAACATTCTTGAAAGATGAACTGCATAGGTTGGCCGCCACCTACAAAACTTTAGAGGCTCGAATTGTGGATTTACCTAGAGAACATTATGAAATGATGCGGCCAGTGATCCTAAGTATTAAGCTGAGTGAACAGGCACTTATTCCGctggggaaaaaatttcaagttgataTGGATGGTATCAAACCAAGACCGAGGACCGATATAACTTAA
- the LOC109040357 gene encoding uncharacterized protein isoform X1 has translation MILTPVSSVVLILASFLEASPTAVPSSLSFDKILDSFIALEIMRTDAINKAKKVATNQKSSGALNFLEAIGHANTVLENIRHYFDAGKVKLDFEKGESNLLEEDVNLKTYLLREENYLKGQMRRLAKIKENLQSGEGCLPQDMLSVLRPVMDIIKQSEQVVTPLEEQLKVELEKAKNKENPIKEADFNSHTDSKL, from the exons ATGATTTTAACACCAGTGTCATCTGTTGTACTGATTCTTGCATCTTTCCTTGAGGCCTCG CCTACCGCAGTACCGTCAAGTCTAAGCTTTGACAAAATACTAGATTCTTTCATAGCCTTGGAAATTATGCGAACAGATGCCATAAATAAGGCAAAAAAGGTGGCCACGAACCAGAAAAGCAGCGGGGCGCTGAATTTTTTGGAGGCTATAGGGCACGCAAACACTGTACTCGAAAACATACGACACTATTTTGACGCTGGTAAGGTAAAGCTGGACTTCGAAAAGGGAGAATCGAACCTCCTGGAGGAAGATGTAAATTTG AAAACTTATCTCCTGAGAGAGGAAAATTACTTGAAAGGGCAAATGCGTAGGCtggcaaaaataaaagaaaatttacagTCTGGTGAGGGATGTCTTCCACAGGACATGTTGAGCGTGCTGCGACCTGTGATGGACATCATCAAACAAAGTGAACAGGTGGTGACTCCTCTTGAAGAACAATTAAAAGTTGAGTTGGAAAAGgccaaaaataaagaaaacccTATTAAAGAAG CCGACTTCAACAGCCACACCGATTCGAAGCTATGA
- the LOC109040358 gene encoding uncharacterized protein isoform X2 produces the protein MKPTFTTPSKSFDELLDEFMVIENNRKTAIKIAEEVATGAESNATLNFLKVVREADEVLENIRRYFDAGKVMFDKNKGKSKLNETDLHAKTELLRKETYLNDQLTKLSATYKTIESQVPNLPKDMYRVLGAVIKFIKQSELALILLAKKSQEELEKSKPIST, from the exons ATGAAG CCAACTTTCACGACGCCGAGCAAAAGCTTTGATGAATTATTGGATGAATTCATGGTCATAGAAAACAACCGAAAGACCGCCATTAAGATAGCTGAAGAGGTGGCTACAGGGGCTGAAAGCAACGCAACACTCAACTTTCTGAAGGTTGTGCGAGAGGCAGATGAAGTGCTCGAGAATATACGACGCTACTTTGATGCTGGTAAAGTCATGTTCGATAAGAATAAAGGAAAATCGAAACTCAATGAAACAGATTTACATGCG AAAACTGAGCTGTTGCGGAAGGAGACATATTTGAATGATCAACTGACTAAGTTATCCGCAACTTACAAAACAATAGAGTCTCAAGTGCCTAATCTGCCTAAAGACATGTATAGGGTTCTGGGGGCAGTTATCAAGTTTATCAAACAAAGTGAACTTGCATTAATTCTACTTGCAAAAAAATCCCAAGAGGAATTGGAGAAGTCCAAACCAATATCCACATAA
- the LOC109040358 gene encoding uncharacterized protein isoform X1, whose product MILTLLCSKVLIFASIEASPTFTTPSKSFDELLDEFMVIENNRKTAIKIAEEVATGAESNATLNFLKVVREADEVLENIRRYFDAGKVMFDKNKGKSKLNETDLHAKTELLRKETYLNDQLTKLSATYKTIESQVPNLPKDMYRVLGAVIKFIKQSELALILLAKKSQEELEKSKPIST is encoded by the exons atgattttaacTTTATTATGCTCTAAAGTGTTGATCTTTGCATCAATTGAGGCCTCG CCAACTTTCACGACGCCGAGCAAAAGCTTTGATGAATTATTGGATGAATTCATGGTCATAGAAAACAACCGAAAGACCGCCATTAAGATAGCTGAAGAGGTGGCTACAGGGGCTGAAAGCAACGCAACACTCAACTTTCTGAAGGTTGTGCGAGAGGCAGATGAAGTGCTCGAGAATATACGACGCTACTTTGATGCTGGTAAAGTCATGTTCGATAAGAATAAAGGAAAATCGAAACTCAATGAAACAGATTTACATGCG AAAACTGAGCTGTTGCGGAAGGAGACATATTTGAATGATCAACTGACTAAGTTATCCGCAACTTACAAAACAATAGAGTCTCAAGTGCCTAATCTGCCTAAAGACATGTATAGGGTTCTGGGGGCAGTTATCAAGTTTATCAAACAAAGTGAACTTGCATTAATTCTACTTGCAAAAAAATCCCAAGAGGAATTGGAGAAGTCCAAACCAATATCCACATAA
- the LOC109040358 gene encoding uncharacterized protein isoform X3, which translates to MILTLLCSKVLIFASIEASPTFTTPSKSFDELLDEFMVIENNRKTAIKIAEEVATGAESNATLNFLKVVREADEVLENIRRYFDAEN; encoded by the exons atgattttaacTTTATTATGCTCTAAAGTGTTGATCTTTGCATCAATTGAGGCCTCG CCAACTTTCACGACGCCGAGCAAAAGCTTTGATGAATTATTGGATGAATTCATGGTCATAGAAAACAACCGAAAGACCGCCATTAAGATAGCTGAAGAGGTGGCTACAGGGGCTGAAAGCAACGCAACACTCAACTTTCTGAAGGTTGTGCGAGAGGCAGATGAAGTGCTCGAGAATATACGACGCTACTTTGATGCTG AAAACTGA